A window from Chitinophaga filiformis encodes these proteins:
- a CDS encoding IS3 family transposase, with translation MGNVCGLFGKSRQAFYKRKNSDHQFGLEMAIVLDKAEQIRASQKRLGARKLHRMLSQTLQHHKIKLGRDRFFNLLAENGMLVRKRKRKKIRTTDSNHPFKKYPNLIKELKLSQANQVWVSDITYLPLVGSRFCYLSLITDAYSRKIVGYCLHPSLEAEGPIEALKMALSDIKNPIKYSLIHHSDRGSQYCSKNYIELLNDSHVGISMAEKGNPYENAIAERVNGILKLEFGLDRLFKNYEAAAAIVAETIRIYNEQRPHTSCDYLTPNQAHTKQGELVRRWRTKKKDGPKSGLTADTVNLIQD, from the coding sequence TTGGGTAATGTTTGCGGACTGTTTGGTAAAAGCAGACAAGCTTTTTATAAGCGGAAAAACAGCGATCATCAATTTGGCCTGGAAATGGCCATCGTTCTTGACAAAGCGGAGCAAATCAGAGCTTCACAAAAGCGACTGGGCGCCAGAAAACTTCATAGAATGCTTTCACAAACTCTTCAACATCATAAAATTAAATTAGGCAGGGATCGATTTTTCAATCTGTTGGCTGAAAATGGAATGCTTGTCCGTAAAAGAAAACGTAAGAAAATACGGACTACCGATTCTAATCATCCCTTCAAAAAATATCCTAATCTGATTAAAGAGCTGAAGCTTAGTCAGGCTAACCAGGTGTGGGTTAGTGATATTACTTACCTTCCTTTGGTAGGCTCCCGGTTCTGTTATTTGAGCCTGATAACTGATGCTTATTCAAGAAAAATCGTCGGTTATTGCTTACATCCATCACTGGAGGCCGAAGGGCCTATTGAGGCCTTAAAAATGGCTTTATCGGATATAAAGAATCCCATCAAATATAGCCTGATTCACCACTCTGACAGAGGGTCACAATATTGTAGTAAAAACTACATAGAATTACTTAATGATAGTCACGTCGGCATTAGTATGGCCGAGAAGGGCAACCCGTATGAAAATGCCATTGCTGAGCGAGTAAATGGAATATTAAAGTTAGAATTTGGCCTGGACCGGTTATTTAAAAACTATGAAGCCGCGGCTGCTATAGTAGCAGAGACTATCCGCATCTACAATGAACAAAGGCCTCATACAAGCTGCGACTATCTGACTCCGAATCAGGCACATACAAAACAAGGGGAATTAGTAAGGAGATGGCGAACCAAGAAAAAAGATGGTCCAAAATCAGGATTAACAGCAGATACTGTCAACCTGATCCAGGACTAA